One window from the genome of Candidatus Yanofskybacteria bacterium encodes:
- a CDS encoding four helix bundle protein: MHSYRDLVVWQKSIELVIEIYELTDKFPKEEIYGLISQLRRAAVSIPSNIAEGRYRGTRKDFRQFLLNAYGSGAEVETQLVIANKLPKTKNLNYARANKILNEVMRMLNSLIKKLENS, encoded by the coding sequence ATTCATTCGTATAGAGACTTAGTGGTATGGCAAAAGTCCATTGAACTAGTGATAGAAATATATGAACTAACGGATAAATTTCCAAAAGAAGAAATATACGGGCTAATTTCGCAATTAAGGAGAGCTGCCGTTTCAATTCCTTCTAATATCGCCGAGGGCAGGTATCGTGGGACAAGAAAAGATTTTAGGCAATTTCTTCTTAACGCTTACGGCTCTGGCGCTGAAGTTGAAACACAATTGGTTATTGCAAATAAATTGCCAAAAACAAAAAATTTAAATTATGCCAGAGCAAATAAAATTCTAAATGAAGTAATGCGAATGTTAAATTCACTAATCAAAAAATTGGAAAATTCATAA
- a CDS encoding PrgI family protein has protein sequence MRFQVPQFIETETKIVGPFTFKQFLFLAVGAVIIFILQYIISNFTFLIVASLPIAMLFIALAFYQIDGMPLPQYLLTALSYLTGPKRYQFRKNND, from the coding sequence ATGAGATTCCAAGTTCCACAATTCATAGAAACAGAAACCAAGATTGTCGGGCCTTTTACATTTAAGCAGTTTTTGTTTCTAGCAGTCGGGGCAGTAATAATTTTTATACTTCAATACATTATTAGTAATTTTACTTTTTTAATAGTTGCAAGTTTACCAATCGCCATGTTGTTTATTGCCTTGGCATTTTATCAGATAGACGGTATGCCATTACCGCAATATCTACTGACGGCATTATCATATTTGACTGGACCCAAAAGGTACCAATTCCGCAAAAATAACGATTAG
- a CDS encoding ATP-binding protein encodes MALFGKKPQPTVQPMEPPVKTLDDLLAPSAIDISSNYLQIGDTFARTLFVATYPRYLNTNWFSPVVNMDRPFDVSVFVHPEDTAQMLKQLRDRLGRLQAQEIEEQSSGKVRDPVLETAIGDIETLRDKLQQGTDRFFKLGVYITIYGNSLKDLDDTENKIKSILDGQLVYSKQATFRMKEGFFSTLPLDDDQLQIHNSLNTEPISSLFPFVSYDLTTDKGILYGINTHNNSLILFDRFSMENANMVIFGKSGGGKSYTVKLEILRSLMFGTQVFVIDPENEYKFLADTVGGTSIKISIASPHHINPFDLPKPLPDESPADVLRSHVINLMGLFKLMLGALSAEEEAILDEAINQTYAIKDITPQTADFKNIVPPLMSDFQNILESMAGTESLAIRIKKYTEGTFAGFLNNPTNVELGNQLIVFSIRDMEEELRPIAMYLVLNFIWTQVRTELKKRILAVDEAWVLMKYEAGAAFLFNIAKRARKYYLGLTTISQDIPDFMASSYGKPIVTNSSLQLLLKQSPAAIDLVKQTFNLTDAEKFYLLESRVGHGLFFAGINHVALRVVASYAEDQIITSDPRQILEIEEAKKELAQQS; translated from the coding sequence ATGGCCTTATTCGGTAAAAAACCACAACCAACCGTTCAGCCAATGGAACCGCCAGTAAAAACACTGGACGATTTACTAGCTCCGTCGGCCATAGATATTTCTTCTAATTATCTGCAAATAGGCGACACTTTTGCCCGCACGCTTTTCGTCGCAACTTACCCAAGATATCTAAATACCAATTGGTTCTCGCCGGTAGTTAATATGGACCGTCCTTTTGATGTTTCTGTTTTTGTGCATCCAGAAGATACTGCCCAGATGTTAAAACAACTGCGCGACCGTTTGGGACGGCTTCAGGCACAGGAAATAGAGGAACAATCGTCCGGTAAAGTAAGGGACCCAGTGCTAGAAACGGCTATCGGCGATATTGAAACTCTGCGAGACAAACTTCAGCAAGGAACAGACAGGTTTTTTAAGTTGGGGGTATACATAACAATTTATGGCAACTCGCTGAAGGATCTCGATGACACAGAAAATAAAATCAAGTCAATTCTTGACGGCCAATTGGTTTATTCCAAACAGGCAACATTCAGAATGAAGGAGGGATTCTTTTCCACACTACCGCTTGATGACGACCAACTTCAAATACACAATTCACTGAATACCGAACCGATCTCCTCGCTTTTTCCTTTTGTATCCTACGATTTAACCACGGACAAAGGAATACTTTATGGAATAAATACCCACAATAATTCCCTTATTTTATTTGACAGGTTCAGCATGGAAAACGCCAACATGGTTATATTCGGCAAATCCGGCGGCGGTAAAAGCTATACGGTAAAACTGGAGATTTTAAGAAGTCTGATGTTTGGGACGCAAGTTTTTGTAATTGACCCGGAAAATGAATATAAATTTCTCGCCGATACTGTAGGCGGTACTTCAATTAAAATATCCATAGCTTCACCGCACCATATCAATCCGTTTGATTTGCCCAAGCCATTGCCAGATGAAAGCCCCGCCGATGTCCTGCGCTCTCATGTAATAAATCTCATGGGACTTTTCAAGTTAATGCTTGGGGCGCTTTCTGCGGAGGAAGAGGCGATTTTGGACGAGGCCATCAACCAAACTTATGCGATTAAGGACATTACGCCGCAAACTGCTGATTTCAAAAATATAGTGCCTCCTTTGATGTCAGACTTCCAAAATATCCTTGAAAGTATGGCAGGCACTGAATCTTTGGCTATTAGGATCAAAAAATATACGGAAGGGACGTTCGCCGGTTTTCTGAACAATCCGACCAACGTTGAACTGGGCAATCAGCTGATAGTTTTTAGCATCCGCGACATGGAGGAGGAGCTACGCCCGATAGCAATGTACCTCGTGCTCAATTTTATCTGGACGCAGGTTAGAACTGAATTAAAAAAGCGTATTTTGGCCGTAGACGAGGCGTGGGTACTGATGAAATACGAGGCCGGAGCGGCATTCTTGTTCAACATAGCCAAACGTGCCCGCAAATATTATCTGGGTCTAACTACAATTTCCCAAGATATACCGGACTTTATGGCCTCTTCTTATGGCAAACCAATCGTGACTAATTCTTCACTGCAATTACTGTTAAAACAATCCCCGGCAGCAATTGACCTGGTAAAACAAACGTTCAACCTTACTGACGCAGAAAAGTTTTATCTTTTGGAGTCACGAGTAGGTCACGGGCTGTTTTTTGCCGGAATTAATCATGTCGCGTTGCGAGTAGTGGCTTCTTACGCTGAAGATCAGATAATTACTTCCGACCCTAGACAGATATTGGAAATAGAAGAAGCCAAGAAAGAATTAGCTCAACAGAGTTGA